In Vibrio alfacsensis, the following proteins share a genomic window:
- a CDS encoding PEP-CTERM sorting domain-containing protein (PEP-CTERM proteins occur, often in large numbers, in the proteomes of bacteria that also encode an exosortase, a predicted intramembrane cysteine proteinase. The presence of a PEP-CTERM domain at a protein's C-terminus predicts cleavage within the sorting domain, followed by covalent anchoring to some some component of the (usually Gram-negative) cell surface. Many PEP-CTERM proteins exhibit an unusual sequence composition that includes large numbers of potential glycosylation sites. Expression of one such protein has been shown restore the ability of a bacterium to form floc, a type of biofilm.), which produces MKSKLSYLVALFLISVSHASATVITAELTNTSGNSWQAEYAVENNTLGASIEEFTIWFDLGLYENISVSSTPSSWDPLVVQPDPGIPDDGFYDVLALGSGISSGSSLDGFAITFDWIGGNSSMSQLFEVVDPNTWAVLDSGNTIIVTTSIPEPSSIILLLLGIAGLALSKKKQSKSLIV; this is translated from the coding sequence ATGAAAAGTAAATTATCATACTTGGTAGCTTTGTTCTTAATATCTGTGTCGCATGCTTCCGCCACCGTAATTACAGCTGAATTAACCAACACAAGTGGTAATTCGTGGCAAGCTGAATACGCTGTAGAAAATAATACATTAGGAGCATCTATAGAAGAATTCACTATATGGTTTGATCTTGGTCTCTACGAAAATATTTCTGTTTCTTCTACACCGTCGAGCTGGGATCCACTTGTTGTACAGCCAGACCCAGGGATCCCAGATGATGGGTTTTATGATGTACTTGCACTGGGTTCTGGTATTTCTAGTGGTAGCTCTTTAGATGGATTTGCCATCACGTTTGATTGGATAGGTGGAAATTCGTCAATGAGTCAGCTTTTTGAGGTTGTTGATCCAAACACTTGGGCGGTACTTGATTCTGGAAATACAATCATTGTAACGACTTCTATTCCAGAGCCATCATCAATTATTCTGCTCTTGTTAGGTATCGCTGGCCTCGCCCTCTCGAAAAAGAAACAATCTAAATCACTGATAGTATAG
- a CDS encoding type II secretion system protein, whose product MYEKESGFTLIELVVVIVILGILAVTAAPRFLNIQDDAREARLEGMKAAIQSGLALGYSKMAIAGLEDVPFASHSKPDTSGNTYDLPFDECQKEKYCVFRFGYPGADVNSLSTIVTELEDHNGDSDWLVRVLGSTNLVYITPRNDATANESNCSIIYGAPFNADESYTLTLNPCK is encoded by the coding sequence TTGTATGAAAAAGAATCTGGTTTTACTTTAATTGAGCTTGTTGTTGTTATTGTCATACTCGGTATTTTAGCGGTGACCGCAGCACCTCGTTTTTTGAACATTCAAGATGACGCCCGCGAAGCCCGCCTAGAGGGCATGAAAGCCGCCATTCAATCAGGCCTTGCGTTGGGTTACAGTAAAATGGCGATAGCTGGGTTAGAGGATGTTCCATTTGCTTCTCATTCTAAGCCTGATACATCAGGAAATACTTACGATTTACCATTTGATGAGTGCCAAAAAGAAAAATATTGTGTTTTTCGATTTGGCTATCCTGGCGCAGACGTAAACAGCTTGTCCACAATAGTCACCGAACTTGAAGATCACAACGGCGATAGTGATTGGTTAGTTCGTGTGTTGGGGAGTACCAACCTGGTGTACATCACCCCCCGTAATGATGCCACTGCAAACGAAAGTAACTGCAGCATCATTTACGGTGCCCCATTTAATGCTGATGAGAGTTATACTTTAACTCTCAATCCATGTAAGTAA
- a CDS encoding DNA mismatch repair protein produces MVKTRIYLPPPWLLVLIGLVLNIAAILLTSVVLDKLSQVNTSITEQKADNLYSIQRAWDSVEVLERKREMLLLHVHLNQSSSLPLLIEDAMRGHLSSWTGQEIGPITPEQLPELMGQINQAQSTLREQIDNHYLNNLDLTEEMLRLAGKMSWYKSIALFLQVFGLALILARDLARKP; encoded by the coding sequence ATGGTGAAAACGCGCATTTATTTACCCCCGCCTTGGCTCCTTGTACTCATTGGACTCGTACTTAATATTGCCGCTATTTTGTTAACCAGTGTTGTGTTGGATAAACTGAGTCAAGTAAACACGAGTATTACAGAACAAAAAGCCGACAATTTATATTCTATTCAACGTGCTTGGGATAGCGTCGAAGTGTTAGAGCGAAAGCGAGAAATGTTGCTCTTACATGTTCACTTAAATCAATCCAGTTCCTTGCCGCTCTTAATTGAAGACGCAATGCGAGGTCACTTGTCATCCTGGACTGGTCAAGAGATTGGCCCAATAACACCAGAGCAGTTGCCAGAGCTAATGGGGCAAATCAACCAAGCTCAGTCGACGCTGCGAGAGCAAATTGACAACCACTATCTGAACAATCTTGATCTTACGGAAGAAATGCTTCGTTTGGCAGGTAAGATGTCATGGTATAAAAGCATCGCATTGTTCCTTCAAGTCTTTGGATTGGCACTCATTCTGGCGCGTGATTTAGCGAGAAAACCTTAA
- a CDS encoding P-loop NTPase fold protein — translation MAKQINDVFENCSLAPIVLLDGAWGVGKTHFITHEYSTHSEQDCLLISVLGIQSLQQFQEKLIGKYMSLASESESDTAAKAVSIFSKAISAIGDVTNSSQLVESLSGLVKQSIISKINDVTIIVDDLERIEDSSLASLILGELYGMCNSESSIKAIVVMNDAKSSVSKSLIEKVICWKFKYEISSEDAFNIAFGTLDVSPDIQRFMIKRLDEIQPLNLRVLIRLCDRMKQVSRMLNTMEDEIDVESSKQSLFHKMLYLSFLHHQQDQDLDKIVEQINTTLLPDEPDERHPFYQQYLFHSESTSFIEFTLGCLSRPLQNSDLHNLHPKLINY, via the coding sequence TTGGCAAAACAAATTAATGATGTGTTTGAGAACTGTTCTCTTGCGCCAATTGTTCTGTTGGATGGTGCTTGGGGAGTTGGCAAAACTCATTTTATAACTCATGAATACAGCACACACTCAGAGCAAGATTGCTTACTAATATCGGTTCTAGGCATCCAATCGTTACAGCAGTTTCAAGAGAAGCTAATCGGAAAATACATGTCTTTAGCTAGCGAGTCTGAATCAGACACCGCAGCAAAAGCAGTAAGCATATTCTCAAAAGCTATTAGTGCAATTGGTGATGTTACTAACTCCAGTCAATTGGTTGAGTCACTATCTGGCTTAGTTAAACAATCCATAATTTCAAAAATTAACGATGTTACAATTATCGTTGATGATCTTGAACGTATTGAAGATTCTTCTCTAGCGTCCCTTATACTTGGGGAGCTATATGGCATGTGTAATTCCGAAAGCAGCATTAAAGCAATAGTGGTTATGAATGATGCGAAGTCATCAGTCAGTAAATCTCTTATCGAAAAGGTAATTTGCTGGAAATTTAAGTATGAGATCTCTAGTGAAGACGCATTCAATATCGCTTTCGGAACTTTAGATGTTTCGCCTGACATTCAACGTTTTATGATTAAACGATTAGATGAGATACAGCCTTTGAACTTACGAGTACTTATTAGGCTATGTGATAGGATGAAACAGGTATCTAGAATGCTCAACACTATGGAGGATGAAATTGATGTCGAGAGTTCTAAGCAATCGCTTTTCCATAAAATGTTATACCTCTCTTTTTTGCATCATCAACAAGATCAGGATCTGGATAAAATAGTTGAACAAATTAATACCACGTTGTTGCCTGATGAGCCAGATGAACGCCATCCGTTTTATCAACAATACTTATTTCATAGTGAAAGCACTTCATTTATTGAGTTTACACTTGGCTGTTTATCGAGACCATTGCAAAATTCTGATCTACATAATCTTCACCCAAAATTAATAAATTATTAG
- the rarD gene encoding EamA family transporter RarD translates to MNNSRYGNVMAALSFVIWGLLPIYYRYLPNAAMDELLALRIIGSVPVGILLVFAMTRRWPNWAEIWQDQKSLGYAFLASSLMCISWVAFIWALTNNRVIDASLGFFIGPLISVALGVFVLGDKLSKGKFAAILLAAVGVIYQVVLYGKLPMVALTMGLFFSLYGLFKKKVNYNWSTTLFVEALLLTPIACGYLLFKQVTVGNLSSTVDLGTFLLYLGSAPVTILPLIFYSIAIRITSLSSVGLMQYIEPSLQFILAVLFFGELFDSVKAVTFAFIWVGLLLTVIEGVFSRARRGKMPAHPV, encoded by the coding sequence ATGAACAACAGTCGTTACGGAAACGTTATGGCCGCACTCTCTTTCGTTATTTGGGGGTTGTTGCCAATTTACTATCGTTATTTACCTAATGCGGCAATGGATGAGCTGTTAGCCTTGAGAATTATCGGTTCAGTACCGGTAGGGATTCTATTGGTCTTTGCAATGACGCGTCGTTGGCCAAACTGGGCAGAAATTTGGCAAGATCAAAAGTCCCTAGGTTATGCATTTTTAGCCAGCAGTTTAATGTGTATCTCATGGGTTGCTTTTATTTGGGCTCTAACTAACAACCGTGTAATTGATGCAAGCCTAGGTTTTTTTATTGGCCCGCTGATTTCTGTTGCGCTTGGCGTATTTGTGTTGGGTGATAAATTATCCAAGGGCAAGTTCGCTGCCATTCTTTTAGCGGCGGTAGGCGTGATATACCAAGTCGTTCTATATGGGAAACTGCCAATGGTAGCGCTTACGATGGGCTTGTTTTTTTCTCTTTATGGCCTGTTCAAGAAAAAGGTTAATTACAATTGGAGCACCACACTTTTTGTTGAGGCATTATTGCTGACCCCAATTGCGTGTGGGTATTTATTGTTTAAGCAAGTCACCGTCGGAAACTTATCGTCAACTGTCGATCTGGGTACCTTTTTGTTGTACCTCGGCAGTGCACCAGTGACTATTCTGCCTTTGATTTTCTACTCAATAGCAATTCGCATCACGAGCTTATCATCAGTCGGTCTCATGCAATACATTGAGCCTAGCCTTCAATTCATCCTTGCCGTTCTGTTTTTCGGGGAATTGTTTGATAGCGTAAAGGCAGTGACATTTGCATTTATCTGGGTAGGCCTACTGCTTACGGTTATTGAGGGAGTTTTTTCACGTGCCAGGCGTGGAAAAATGCCAGCACACCCAGTATAA
- a CDS encoding nitroreductase family protein, which yields MVSSFESIVQSRRSVRKYDENSDFNHDDVAHALELTTLSPNSSNMQMWEFHRVISPEKRSKLAEYCMGQNAAKTANELVVFVATTHNWKERAKRNAETVRQAFEGRDDAAAKRALKYYEKLIPLVYNNDKFGLRGLFRKAYSEWLGRNKPMVREVSKSDVRVCLHKSVSLAAMTFMYAMRDKGYDTCPMEGFDSKRVKALLGLRDSDQITMIVSCGVRTEEGVYGERHRVQQETVIKSH from the coding sequence ATGGTGTCTTCTTTTGAGTCTATCGTTCAGTCTCGTCGCTCCGTTCGAAAATATGATGAGAATTCGGATTTTAATCATGATGATGTCGCTCACGCCCTTGAGTTAACGACGCTCAGCCCAAACAGCAGTAACATGCAAATGTGGGAATTTCATCGTGTGATTTCACCTGAGAAGCGAAGCAAGCTTGCAGAATATTGCATGGGTCAGAATGCGGCCAAAACAGCCAATGAGCTGGTCGTATTTGTGGCAACAACGCACAACTGGAAAGAGCGCGCTAAGCGCAACGCAGAGACTGTGCGTCAGGCTTTTGAGGGCCGTGACGACGCTGCGGCGAAACGCGCTCTAAAGTATTACGAGAAACTTATCCCGTTGGTTTACAACAACGATAAGTTTGGTTTGCGTGGGTTGTTTCGAAAAGCCTATAGTGAGTGGCTCGGGCGCAATAAACCGATGGTGCGTGAGGTAAGCAAATCGGATGTTCGAGTGTGCCTACATAAAAGCGTTTCACTTGCGGCGATGACATTTATGTACGCGATGCGAGATAAAGGCTACGACACATGCCCTATGGAGGGCTTTGACTCTAAACGCGTAAAAGCACTATTAGGTCTGCGAGACAGCGACCAAATAACGATGATTGTCAGTTGTGGTGTGAGAACAGAAGAGGGCGTATATGGAGAGCGCCATCGTGTGCAGCAAGAGACGGTGATTAAAAGCCATTAA
- a CDS encoding integrase arm-type DNA-binding domain-containing protein — protein sequence MAKRITDATIKALEIRDKEYTFTVDENLQLRLRPKRSSKGKGTKAWQFKYRHPVTRKITKISMGTYPSLRLAAAKLEAAEYRKQMAEAYRSKTFQRK from the coding sequence ATGGCAAAACGAATCACTGATGCAACGATCAAAGCCCTCGAGATAAGAGATAAAGAATATACGTTCACCGTCGACGAAAACTTACAGTTACGTTTGCGCCCCAAGCGATCTAGTAAAGGCAAAGGTACTAAGGCTTGGCAATTTAAGTACCGTCACCCTGTAACTCGAAAGATAACCAAAATTTCAATGGGTACCTATCCTTCACTTCGACTTGCTGCGGCGAAACTCGAAGCAGCCGAATACCGCAAACAAATGGCAGAAGCGTATCGATCCAAAACGTTCCAGAGAAAATAA
- a CDS encoding tyrosine-type recombinase/integrase, with the protein MASDVIRANPLTKMIDSFEKHKVKNMPTIHPELLGELMTRLFQNENLQDKTKLLILWQLHTICRPKEAVRTRWKDINEKHQCWTIPAEEMKGRRIHRVPLTKQAMNILEQIKAQSKGKEFVFPNQRDPDNHMCSSTANAALKRSLGYKGVLVSHGLRAIASTVLHEQGFDTLHIEACLAHKDENMTRASYNRSDFFEQRKEIMCWWSEYIEKAYKVGGDSNR; encoded by the coding sequence GTGGCTAGTGATGTGATTCGCGCTAACCCACTAACCAAGATGATCGATTCATTTGAGAAACATAAAGTTAAAAATATGCCGACTATACACCCCGAACTACTAGGTGAGCTAATGACTCGATTGTTTCAGAATGAAAACCTCCAAGATAAGACCAAACTGCTCATACTATGGCAGTTGCACACGATTTGCCGCCCAAAAGAAGCGGTGAGAACACGCTGGAAAGACATCAATGAAAAACATCAATGCTGGACTATACCTGCCGAAGAGATGAAAGGAAGACGAATACACAGGGTTCCTCTGACCAAACAGGCAATGAATATTCTTGAGCAGATCAAGGCACAAAGCAAAGGCAAAGAATTTGTTTTTCCAAATCAACGAGATCCTGATAACCATATGTGCTCCTCCACTGCTAATGCTGCTTTAAAACGGAGTTTAGGCTATAAAGGTGTACTCGTTTCACATGGTTTAAGAGCGATAGCTTCCACTGTATTGCATGAGCAAGGGTTCGATACACTGCACATAGAAGCTTGTTTAGCACATAAGGATGAAAATATGACTAGAGCAAGCTACAATCGTTCAGACTTCTTCGAGCAAAGAAAAGAAATCATGTGCTGGTGGAGTGAGTATATTGAAAAAGCTTATAAAGTGGGTGGAGACTCAAATAGGTAG
- a CDS encoding sulfite exporter TauE/SafE family protein, giving the protein MEFDSTNLLAMGLIFLGSYVQTAIGFGLAIVAAPLLIILAPEYVPAPICLVALFISLMNAMKHRSSVEIGGLKMALIGRVPGSIAGGALLFFVSTEALTLWIGLLVLFAVVVSALPFRIEPTPGRMSVAGFFSGLFGTSSAIGGPPMALLLQHQDANQLRGNLSAFFVFSSIISLVIQIPAGFFTLHHLVITIPLLPSAAFGYWLAIKTTQSLPKEKIRIGALTLCLVSGLTAVIQGLAL; this is encoded by the coding sequence ATGGAATTCGATTCTACTAACTTGCTTGCGATGGGGCTGATCTTTCTCGGCTCTTATGTTCAAACAGCTATCGGTTTTGGCCTAGCAATTGTGGCGGCGCCGCTTCTTATCATTCTAGCGCCGGAATACGTGCCTGCACCGATCTGTTTAGTTGCATTGTTTATCTCATTGATGAATGCCATGAAACACAGAAGCAGTGTTGAAATTGGTGGATTAAAAATGGCCTTAATTGGCCGAGTGCCGGGTTCGATAGCTGGTGGGGCCTTGTTGTTTTTTGTTTCCACAGAAGCGCTGACACTTTGGATCGGACTGTTGGTGTTGTTTGCTGTCGTGGTGAGCGCACTGCCGTTTCGTATAGAGCCGACACCAGGTCGAATGTCTGTTGCTGGCTTTTTCTCTGGGCTATTTGGTACCAGTTCAGCCATCGGAGGTCCTCCAATGGCGCTATTGCTTCAGCATCAAGATGCAAACCAGTTACGCGGTAACCTTTCGGCGTTTTTTGTGTTTAGTTCGATTATCTCGTTGGTGATTCAAATTCCGGCCGGCTTTTTTACTCTGCATCATTTAGTTATCACTATCCCTTTGTTGCCAAGTGCAGCATTCGGCTATTGGTTGGCGATCAAAACAACGCAGTCTTTGCCTAAAGAAAAAATTCGTATTGGTGCATTAACATTATGTTTGGTGAGCGGTTTAACCGCAGTAATTCAAGGTCTTGCGTTATAG
- a CDS encoding chemotaxis protein — MNNVTSSILTESGTNELEIIEFHLEKQLPDGSTKTCYYGINVAKVREVIRVPETTDYPNAQPHMIGVFSSREVLTPLVDLAGWLGVPTRRDLERKFVIVTDFNKMTNGFLIDSISRIHRISWNDVESPSQFLEAGEQDCVVAVVRKDGNLIMILDFEKIIADINPELSMEKYDVKGDKSVDLNQRMVSKRNAKTIMVVDDSAFIRSLIQDTLASAGYNVITCKDGGEAYEKLMNLIDVAKEENLPIKELLDAVVTDVEMPRMDGMHLVKRLRDTEAYNQMPILMFSSLMSEDNRAKALALGANDTITKPEIGRMVNMMDKYVFNFA; from the coding sequence ATGAACAACGTAACCAGTAGTATTTTGACTGAAAGTGGCACAAATGAATTAGAAATCATTGAGTTCCATTTAGAAAAACAACTACCAGATGGTAGTACCAAAACATGTTATTACGGCATTAACGTGGCTAAAGTCCGCGAGGTGATTCGTGTACCAGAAACTACTGATTACCCTAATGCTCAACCGCACATGATTGGTGTATTTTCTTCGCGTGAAGTCTTAACGCCTTTGGTGGATCTTGCGGGTTGGTTAGGTGTACCGACGCGACGCGATCTAGAGAGAAAGTTTGTTATCGTCACGGACTTTAACAAGATGACCAATGGTTTCTTGATCGATAGCATTTCACGTATTCACCGTATTTCTTGGAATGATGTGGAATCGCCAAGCCAGTTTCTTGAGGCGGGAGAACAAGACTGTGTGGTAGCGGTGGTTCGTAAGGATGGTAATCTGATAATGATCCTTGATTTTGAAAAGATCATTGCAGACATCAACCCTGAGTTGAGCATGGAAAAGTACGATGTGAAAGGGGACAAGTCGGTTGACCTGAATCAACGCATGGTAAGTAAGCGCAATGCGAAAACAATCATGGTTGTGGATGATTCGGCATTTATCCGCTCATTAATTCAAGATACGTTAGCATCAGCAGGTTATAACGTGATCACTTGTAAAGATGGTGGTGAAGCGTACGAGAAGTTAATGAACTTGATTGACGTTGCCAAGGAAGAGAATCTCCCGATTAAAGAACTGCTTGATGCTGTGGTTACGGACGTAGAAATGCCTCGTATGGATGGTATGCATCTTGTTAAGCGATTGCGAGATACAGAAGCCTACAATCAGATGCCGATTTTAATGTTTTCATCATTGATGAGTGAGGATAACCGAGCGAAAGCGTTGGCATTAGGGGCGAATGACACCATTACTAAGCCAGAGATTGGTCGAATGGTGAACATGATGGACAAGTACGTGTTTAACTTTGCTTAG
- a CDS encoding MAPEG family protein — protein MITALYACVLALLLIWLAFQVIKQRRINKVAYADGGVEPLQIARSAQSNAAEYIPITLILMCLLEYNGASVWWVHITGLLFVVGRVLHARAILSNQLKGRVTGMKLTFASMLTLVILNLFYLPYGNLW, from the coding sequence ATGATCACCGCTCTCTATGCTTGTGTTTTAGCACTTCTCCTCATTTGGCTTGCCTTTCAAGTCATCAAACAACGACGAATTAACAAAGTAGCCTATGCGGATGGCGGGGTAGAGCCCTTACAGATTGCAAGAAGTGCCCAAAGTAATGCCGCAGAATACATTCCTATCACGCTTATTTTGATGTGCCTTTTAGAGTATAACGGCGCGTCAGTTTGGTGGGTACATATAACGGGATTGTTATTCGTGGTTGGGCGGGTGCTTCATGCTCGAGCTATATTATCTAATCAATTGAAAGGGCGCGTGACGGGCATGAAGCTGACGTTTGCTAGTATGCTTACCCTCGTTATTTTGAATCTGTTTTATTTGCCATATGGAAACTTATGGTGA